A region from the uncultured Bacteroides sp. genome encodes:
- a CDS encoding RNA-binding protein: MNIYVGNLNYQIKEADLQQILEDYGTVTSAKVIIDRETGRSKGFGFVEMANDAEATKAITELNGAEFEGRAMVVKEARPKF, encoded by the coding sequence ATGAACATTTACGTAGGAAACCTTAATTACCAAATTAAGGAAGCAGATCTGCAACAAATTCTAGAAGATTACGGTACAGTAACTTCAGCTAAAGTTATCATAGACCGCGAAACAGGAAGATCAAAAGGTTTTGGTTTCGTAGAGATGGCTAATGATGCAGAAGCCACCAAAGCAATTACAGAACTAAACGGAGCCGAATTTGAAGGACGCGCTATGGTCGTTAAAGAGGCTAGACCCAAATTCTAA
- the lptB gene encoding LPS export ABC transporter ATP-binding protein yields MEDHKMVLRTEDLVKKYGKRTVVSHVSINVKQGEIVGLLGPNGAGKTTSFYMTVGLITPNEGRIFLDDLEITNYPVYKRAQTGIGYLAQEASVFRQMSVEDNIASVLEMTNQSREYQKDRLEGLIAEFRLERVRKNLGTQLSGGERRRTEIARCLAIDPKFIMLDEPFAGVDPIAVEDIQQIVWKLKDKNIGILITDHNVQETLSITDRAYLLFEGKILFQGTPEELAENKIVREKYLSNSFVLRRKDFQLKD; encoded by the coding sequence ATGGAAGATCATAAAATGGTTCTTCGTACTGAGGATTTAGTAAAAAAGTATGGTAAACGGACTGTTGTAAGTCATGTTTCTATCAACGTAAAGCAAGGAGAAATAGTAGGTTTGCTTGGCCCCAACGGGGCAGGTAAAACGACCTCTTTCTATATGACCGTTGGGTTGATTACTCCCAATGAAGGCCGAATATTCTTAGATGATTTGGAGATAACGAACTATCCTGTGTATAAGCGTGCTCAAACAGGTATTGGTTACCTGGCGCAAGAAGCATCTGTATTCCGCCAGATGAGTGTGGAGGATAACATTGCTTCTGTACTTGAAATGACTAACCAATCGAGAGAATATCAAAAAGACAGATTAGAGGGACTGATAGCTGAATTCCGCTTGGAAAGAGTTCGTAAGAATCTGGGTACTCAACTATCCGGAGGCGAACGTCGTCGTACGGAGATTGCCCGTTGCCTGGCTATTGATCCGAAGTTTATTATGCTCGATGAACCTTTTGCCGGAGTTGACCCCATTGCCGTTGAAGATATTCAGCAGATAGTATGGAAGCTTAAGGATAAGAATATAGGTATTTTGATTACCGATCATAATGTACAAGAGACTCTTAGTATTACTGATCGTGCGTATTTGCTGTTTGAAGGGAAAATCCTTTTTCAGGGAACACCCGAAGAACTTGCCGAGAATAAAATAGTGCGTGAGAAATACTTAAGCAATAGTTTTGTTTTGCGTCGAAAGGATTTTCAGCTGAAGGACTAA